The Streptomyces laurentii genome contains a region encoding:
- a CDS encoding cyclic nucleotide binding protein (identified by MetaGeneAnnotator; putative;~sequence version:1): MPSADTDPSVSLHGRVAWHAARHGDTPALRCGPVELSYAELDARAGRLARVLRGRGIGAEDVVALALPRSAELIVALLAVGKAGGAFLPVDVHHPAERIAFLCADSAPRALLTTEAVLPGLPDTPGTAQWTLSELLAEAAALPEATPKTDTDPAQEPDPVDHPLSLAYVIYTSGSTGRPKGVAVPHQGVLPFAADLVDRMAAGPGCVVSQLASPSFDAMLIEVLLAFAPGGTLVVSPPDTLAGEDLAAFLADHGITHAFVPPSVLATVPPTELPSLRALMVGGEACGPRLVDVWSPGRRMVNGYGPTETTMAITLSAPLVPGPDAPTIGSRCGDTRLYVLDDRLRPTPPGEIGELYSGGGGVSRGYVDRAGLTAQRYVADPFGAPGARMYRTGDLVRQLPDGRLAYCGRADDQVKIRGLRIEPGEIEAVLAGHPAVEQARVVVHEDQAGEKRLAAYLVAGDTTDGDDGNADGHVDEWQQIYDTFYDASDHAGFGSDFSGWNSTYTGEGIPVEQMARWREAFVARVLGFAPRRVLEVGVGSGLILTPLVGRVDEYWGTDYSAPAIEGLRDRLAGEADLAGKVTLRAQAADVTTGLPCGHFDTIIVNSVVQYFPHEGYLRDVLTKLLALLAPGGRLLVGDVRCLPLVDGMWTGVRLGQLGADRAPEPAVLRRAIEQAVTLEKELLIDPGFFGTVGAGAVDVRLKRGADHNELTGHRYDVVLHKDGAAAQDLSEVPRVRWGLDARSPEDLAARLADGTALRLTGVRNARVAGEVAAARSVRADAPVEVTRAALDGPGDQVDPEDWHALAEAYDRTAVVTWSADGPDLVDVLFPAAGGSPVLDGVYLRPGSDAAAPFTNDPIATRRRGLLVAALRDWAKERLPSSLVPSAFMVLDALPLTASGKLDRPALPAPDFRADTSGRAPRDSREKLLCELAAELLDRAWVGIDDNFFDLGGHSLLATRLLNRIRGAFGVRLGLDTLFAAPTVAGLAAAIAETTGQEASAIVAAPRPDRVPLSWAQQRLWFVQRTDPLGWTYNLPVVLRLTGPLDPAALTAAVGDLLARHESLRTVFDEQDGQPYQRILGHVPARDLVRVLDVPASDLDQAVRTVCRQPFDITTDVPVRVRLLRTAPDRHVLVLVLHHIAGDGWSMRPLARDLSTAYAARAAGAAPTWQPLPVQYADYALWQRGLLTPAYQEQQSAFWRDYLADLPEELALPYDRPRPSGADHDGALLPMEIPASLHAGLLALAQQSRTTLFMVLHAALAALFSRLGAGTDIPLGTVVAGRGDDSLDDLVGFFVNDLVLRTDTAGDPTFRELLERTRTDDVAALSHQELPFDRLVEALNPARSLSRHPLFQTMLVLQNNADADFELAGLDVEMVRSTPSAAQLDLFLNLTDSYRRDGSADGMIGEIVYRTGLFDPDTVRSLADRFVRVLRSVVADPDQRLGRLDILDGDERDTLLRGWNDTVRPLPDASLPRLFAARATADPDAVAVTGSVTLTYAELDGRANHLAHRLVAAGAAPDRPVALLQRRSADLVVSMLAVLKAGGSYLPLPSTAPADRLRQMTEQVGATVLVTDRDDADVPPDLAGLTVLAPTDDTSSEPPGADPHPDQAAYVMFTSGSTGRPKAVVLTHRNAAGFVRDRLWRADGTVLMHSATGFDASVHEIWTPLLTGGRVVVAAEENLDDAGLARAVAASGVDRVWLTSGLFAALAENPDCFTGIREILTGGDVVPPAAVARVLDRHPGLTVRALYGPTETTTCSSRFSMSGDARAVPGRVPIGSPMDNTRLYVLDERLQPVPAGVPGELYIAGSGVSRGYAGQPDLTAERFLADPWGPAGGRMYRTGDLTRWRKDGTLDFVGRADSQVKIRGFRVEPAEVESALTALPEIAQAFVTAHVDRGGDRRLVAYLVPDGAPGQDTTDPGTTGPDTTDPGTTDREATGPAATGPDVPVLDVAGVLGRLAATLPEYMVPSTCVVLDRLPLTGNGKIDRRALPEPEFAAGTGYLAPRTPAEEILVALMGELLGRSRVGVHDNFFDLGGHSLLATRLVNRIRTHLGADLSVADLFEAPTAAALGARLGSGPGLAPGTGQPRPPLLPAVRPEPLPLSYAQERLWFVSRWNGLGWPLVLRLEGPLDTGALRAAVGDLLERHETLRTRFPEDDGVPGQQILDDVDPGEVLRVAEVDPADLDRELTAAAGHRFDLTTELPLRLHLFRTAPDRHTLLLVMHHIAGDGWSLAPLTDDLAQAYAARLRGDAPVRRPLPVQYADYTLWQRELLAGPAGEALSTYWTTQLADLPTELALPYDRPRPDSSDLPGALLPVTLPAPLHAGLLDLARGTHTTLFMVLHAALATLYTRLGAGTDIPLGTAVAGRSDDSLDHLVGCFVNSLVLRTDTTGDPSFRELLGRVRDLDLAAYARQELPFDRIVDALNPARSLSRHPLFQTMLVMQNNAESAFTLSGVDVSPAPAEGAVEAIRVGPVDFDLNLSFVEHHGDGRVPEGITGEVRYRADLFDQDTVTALMDRLLRVLDAAVADPDAPIGAIDLLSAAERRAALPDWSEDTARPVVDEDLAVLFARQAAATPDVIAAVEGDRSISYRDLDRRANHLAHALAAAGCAPDDPVAIRQPRGIDYLVTVLAVIKAGGGPLPLPASAPLARQQRMVDHMRAKLLVTAEPATELTGVTVVAPSPGAAEHGPAVTTHPDLTAYTMFTSGSTGTPKAVSVPHRAVAEFVADRAWGRLRPADTLMHSPTSFDPSTFEIWLPLLTGGRVVIAPEGDLDTEVLARTIVEGKATTAVFTSALFNLMVAEARPALAALDLVWMAGDVVSPASVADLVTHAPRTAVAAAWGTTETTIISSWYPIGTAPARTVPIGRAMDHTGLYLLDERLRPVPPGVPGEVYVTGTGLARGYAYQPDVTAVRFVADPYGPAGGRMYRTGDLARYRPDGVLEFEGRVDAQLKVRGFRIEPAEVEAALTGHPDVAHATVTADEERLVGYLVPADVDVAAVRAHVARTLPDYMVPSLFVTLDRLPLTGNGKVDRKALPAPGPGASDAAYVAPRDERETALCAMFAEILKAPRVGVHDNFFDLGGHSLLATRLLNRVRTRFGTHLNVAALFESPTVAALAARLGDGTQRARPKLRRRTGPTGSTGPASATGAAGEAGDAR, from the coding sequence TTGCCGTCAGCCGACACCGATCCGTCCGTGTCCTTGCACGGCCGGGTGGCCTGGCACGCGGCGCGGCACGGTGACACACCGGCACTGCGCTGCGGCCCGGTCGAGCTGAGTTACGCCGAACTGGACGCGCGGGCCGGCCGGTTGGCCCGGGTGCTGCGCGGTCGGGGCATCGGCGCCGAGGACGTGGTGGCACTGGCGCTGCCCCGCTCGGCCGAGCTGATCGTCGCCCTGCTCGCGGTCGGCAAGGCCGGCGGCGCGTTCCTGCCGGTCGACGTCCATCACCCGGCCGAGCGGATCGCCTTCCTGTGCGCCGACAGCGCGCCCCGGGCGCTGCTGACGACCGAGGCCGTGCTTCCGGGGCTGCCCGACACTCCGGGCACCGCCCAGTGGACGCTGTCGGAGCTGCTGGCCGAGGCGGCGGCGCTGCCCGAGGCCACTCCGAAAACGGATACGGACCCCGCCCAGGAGCCGGACCCGGTGGACCATCCGCTGTCCCTGGCGTACGTCATCTACACGTCGGGTTCGACGGGCCGCCCCAAGGGCGTCGCGGTCCCGCACCAGGGGGTGCTGCCGTTCGCCGCCGACCTGGTGGACCGGATGGCGGCGGGCCCCGGGTGCGTGGTGTCCCAGCTCGCCTCGCCCAGCTTCGACGCCATGCTCATCGAGGTCCTGCTCGCGTTCGCCCCGGGCGGCACCCTCGTCGTCTCGCCGCCCGACACGCTGGCCGGCGAGGACCTGGCCGCGTTCCTCGCGGACCACGGCATCACCCACGCGTTCGTCCCGCCGTCGGTGCTGGCGACCGTACCGCCCACCGAACTGCCGTCGCTGCGCGCGCTGATGGTCGGCGGCGAGGCGTGCGGCCCGCGACTGGTGGACGTCTGGAGCCCCGGCCGCCGGATGGTCAACGGCTACGGGCCCACCGAGACCACCATGGCGATCACCCTCTCGGCTCCGCTCGTGCCCGGGCCGGACGCGCCGACGATCGGCTCCCGGTGCGGCGACACCCGTCTGTACGTGCTGGACGACCGGCTGCGCCCGACCCCGCCCGGCGAGATCGGCGAGCTGTACAGCGGGGGCGGCGGGGTGAGCCGCGGGTACGTCGACCGCGCCGGGCTCACCGCGCAGCGCTATGTCGCCGACCCGTTCGGGGCGCCGGGCGCCCGGATGTACCGCACCGGCGACCTGGTGCGGCAGCTGCCGGACGGCCGGCTCGCCTACTGCGGCCGGGCCGACGACCAGGTCAAGATCCGCGGCCTGCGGATCGAACCGGGCGAGATCGAGGCCGTCCTCGCCGGGCATCCGGCGGTGGAGCAGGCCCGGGTCGTGGTGCACGAGGACCAGGCCGGCGAGAAGCGGCTCGCCGCCTATCTGGTCGCCGGGGACACGACGGACGGCGACGACGGCAACGCCGACGGGCATGTCGACGAGTGGCAGCAGATCTATGACACGTTCTACGACGCCTCCGACCACGCGGGCTTCGGCTCCGACTTCTCCGGCTGGAACTCCACGTACACCGGTGAGGGCATCCCGGTCGAGCAGATGGCCCGCTGGCGGGAGGCGTTCGTCGCCCGCGTCCTCGGCTTCGCGCCCCGGCGCGTCCTGGAGGTCGGCGTCGGGTCCGGCCTGATCCTGACGCCGCTGGTCGGCCGGGTCGACGAGTACTGGGGCACGGACTACTCGGCGCCCGCGATCGAGGGGCTGCGCGACCGGCTCGCGGGCGAGGCGGACCTCGCCGGGAAGGTGACCCTGCGGGCGCAGGCCGCCGACGTGACCACCGGTCTGCCGTGCGGCCACTTCGACACGATCATCGTCAACTCGGTCGTGCAGTACTTCCCCCACGAGGGATATCTGCGGGACGTGCTGACGAAGCTCCTCGCTCTGCTCGCGCCGGGCGGCCGGCTGCTCGTCGGTGACGTCCGGTGTCTGCCGCTCGTCGACGGCATGTGGACCGGCGTCCGGCTCGGGCAGCTCGGCGCCGACCGCGCTCCGGAGCCCGCGGTGCTGCGCCGCGCGATCGAGCAGGCTGTCACCCTGGAGAAGGAACTCCTGATCGACCCGGGCTTCTTCGGCACCGTCGGCGCGGGCGCGGTCGACGTACGGCTCAAGCGCGGCGCCGACCACAACGAACTGACCGGGCACCGCTACGACGTGGTGCTGCACAAGGACGGCGCCGCCGCGCAGGACCTGTCGGAGGTCCCGCGCGTGCGCTGGGGGCTCGACGCCCGGAGTCCCGAGGACCTGGCCGCGCGGCTGGCCGACGGCACCGCGCTGCGGCTCACCGGAGTGCGCAACGCCCGCGTCGCCGGGGAGGTCGCCGCCGCGCGCTCGGTCCGGGCGGACGCGCCGGTGGAGGTCACGCGCGCCGCGCTCGACGGGCCGGGCGACCAGGTCGACCCGGAGGACTGGCACGCGCTGGCCGAGGCGTACGACCGTACGGCCGTGGTCACCTGGTCGGCGGACGGCCCGGACCTGGTCGACGTCCTCTTCCCGGCCGCCGGCGGCTCGCCGGTGCTCGACGGCGTCTATCTGCGCCCCGGGTCCGACGCCGCGGCCCCGTTCACCAACGACCCGATCGCCACCCGCCGGCGCGGGCTGCTCGTCGCCGCCCTGCGCGACTGGGCGAAGGAACGGCTGCCGTCCTCCCTGGTGCCCTCCGCGTTCATGGTGCTCGACGCGCTGCCGCTGACGGCGAGCGGCAAACTGGACCGCCCGGCGCTGCCCGCCCCCGACTTCCGCGCCGACACGTCCGGCCGTGCGCCCCGGGACTCCCGCGAGAAGCTGCTCTGCGAGCTCGCCGCCGAACTGCTCGACCGGGCCTGGGTCGGCATCGACGACAACTTCTTCGACCTCGGCGGCCACTCGCTCCTCGCCACCCGGCTGCTCAACCGGATCCGGGGCGCCTTCGGCGTCCGGCTCGGGCTGGACACGCTGTTCGCCGCGCCCACCGTCGCGGGGCTCGCGGCCGCCATCGCCGAGACCACCGGGCAGGAGGCGTCGGCGATCGTCGCGGCGCCGCGGCCGGACCGCGTGCCGCTGTCCTGGGCCCAGCAGCGCCTGTGGTTCGTCCAGCGGACGGACCCGCTCGGCTGGACCTACAACCTGCCCGTCGTCCTGCGGCTGACCGGCCCGCTGGACCCGGCCGCGCTGACGGCGGCGGTCGGGGACCTGCTGGCGCGGCACGAGTCGCTGCGTACGGTCTTCGACGAGCAGGACGGACAGCCGTACCAGCGGATCCTCGGCCACGTACCGGCGCGGGATCTGGTCCGGGTGCTCGACGTGCCCGCGTCCGACCTGGACCAGGCCGTGCGGACCGTCTGCCGGCAGCCCTTCGACATCACCACCGACGTACCGGTGCGGGTCCGGCTGCTGCGCACCGCGCCGGACCGGCACGTGCTGGTCCTCGTCCTGCACCACATCGCGGGCGACGGCTGGTCGATGCGGCCGCTGGCGCGGGACCTGTCCACCGCGTACGCGGCGCGGGCCGCGGGCGCCGCGCCCACCTGGCAGCCGCTGCCGGTGCAGTACGCCGACTACGCGCTGTGGCAGCGCGGGCTGCTCACTCCGGCGTACCAGGAGCAGCAGAGCGCGTTCTGGCGTGACTATCTGGCGGACCTTCCGGAGGAGCTGGCCCTCCCCTACGACCGGCCCCGGCCCAGCGGCGCCGACCACGACGGCGCGCTGCTCCCGATGGAGATCCCCGCGTCGCTGCACGCCGGTCTGCTGGCGCTGGCCCAGCAGAGCCGGACCACGCTCTTCATGGTGCTGCACGCCGCTCTGGCCGCGCTCTTCAGCCGGCTCGGCGCGGGCACCGACATCCCCCTCGGCACGGTGGTCGCCGGGCGCGGCGACGACAGCCTCGACGACCTCGTCGGCTTCTTCGTCAACGACCTGGTGCTGCGCACCGACACCGCGGGCGACCCGACGTTCCGCGAGCTCCTGGAACGTACCCGAACCGACGACGTGGCCGCCCTCAGCCACCAGGAACTGCCCTTCGACCGGCTCGTCGAGGCGCTCAACCCGGCCCGCTCGCTCAGCCGCCATCCGCTCTTCCAGACCATGCTGGTCCTGCAGAACAACGCGGACGCCGACTTCGAACTGGCGGGCCTGGACGTCGAGATGGTCCGGTCGACGCCGTCGGCCGCGCAGCTCGACCTCTTCCTGAACCTCACCGACTCCTATCGGCGCGACGGCTCCGCCGACGGCATGATCGGCGAGATCGTGTACCGCACCGGGCTCTTCGACCCGGACACCGTGCGGTCGCTGGCCGACCGGTTCGTCCGCGTCCTGCGGTCCGTCGTCGCCGACCCCGACCAGCGCCTCGGCCGGCTCGACATCCTCGACGGCGACGAGCGCGACACCCTCCTGCGGGGCTGGAACGACACCGTGCGGCCGCTGCCGGACGCGTCGCTCCCGCGGCTGTTCGCCGCGCGCGCCACGGCGGACCCCGACGCGGTCGCGGTCACCGGGTCGGTCACCCTGACGTACGCCGAACTCGACGGGCGCGCCAACCACTTGGCCCACCGTCTGGTCGCGGCGGGCGCCGCCCCCGACCGGCCGGTGGCGCTGCTGCAGCGACGCTCGGCCGACCTGGTGGTGTCCATGCTCGCGGTGCTCAAGGCCGGGGGCTCGTATCTGCCGCTGCCGTCCACCGCGCCCGCGGACCGGCTGCGGCAGATGACCGAACAGGTCGGCGCCACCGTGCTGGTCACCGACCGGGACGACGCCGACGTACCGCCCGACCTGGCGGGGCTGACCGTGCTGGCGCCGACGGACGACACGTCGTCGGAGCCGCCCGGCGCGGACCCGCATCCGGACCAGGCCGCGTACGTGATGTTCACCAGCGGCTCGACCGGCAGACCCAAGGCCGTCGTCCTGACGCACCGGAACGCCGCCGGGTTCGTCCGCGACCGGCTCTGGCGGGCCGACGGCACGGTGCTCATGCACTCCGCCACCGGATTCGACGCGTCGGTGCACGAGATCTGGACGCCGCTGCTGACCGGCGGCCGGGTCGTGGTGGCCGCGGAGGAGAACCTCGACGACGCCGGGCTGGCCCGCGCGGTGGCCGCGTCCGGGGTGGACCGGGTCTGGCTCACCTCCGGCCTGTTCGCGGCGCTCGCCGAGAACCCGGACTGCTTCACGGGCATACGGGAGATCCTCACCGGCGGCGATGTCGTCCCGCCCGCGGCGGTCGCCCGGGTGCTCGACCGTCACCCCGGCCTCACGGTCCGGGCCCTGTACGGTCCGACCGAGACCACCACCTGCTCCAGCCGGTTCTCGATGTCCGGCGACGCGCGGGCCGTCCCCGGCCGGGTGCCGATCGGCTCCCCGATGGACAACACCCGGCTGTACGTGCTCGACGAGCGGCTCCAGCCGGTGCCGGCCGGGGTCCCGGGCGAGCTCTACATCGCCGGGTCGGGGGTGTCACGCGGGTACGCCGGACAGCCGGACCTGACCGCCGAACGGTTCCTCGCCGATCCGTGGGGGCCGGCCGGCGGCCGGATGTACCGCACCGGCGACCTCACCCGGTGGCGCAAGGACGGCACCCTGGACTTCGTCGGGCGGGCCGACAGCCAGGTGAAGATCCGCGGCTTCCGGGTCGAGCCCGCCGAGGTCGAGTCCGCGCTCACGGCCCTGCCGGAGATCGCGCAGGCGTTCGTCACCGCCCACGTGGACCGGGGCGGCGACCGCAGACTGGTCGCCTATCTGGTGCCGGACGGCGCGCCCGGCCAGGACACGACGGATCCGGGCACGACGGGTCCGGACACCACAGATCCGGGCACGACGGATCGGGAGGCCACGGGGCCGGCGGCCACCGGCCCGGACGTCCCCGTTCTGGACGTCGCCGGTGTCCTCGGCCGACTCGCCGCCACACTGCCCGAGTACATGGTGCCCAGCACCTGCGTCGTCCTCGACCGGCTGCCGCTCACCGGCAACGGCAAGATCGACCGACGGGCCCTGCCGGAGCCCGAGTTCGCGGCCGGCACCGGCTACCTGGCACCGCGCACCCCCGCCGAGGAGATCCTCGTCGCGCTCATGGGCGAGCTGCTCGGCAGATCCCGGGTCGGCGTCCACGACAACTTCTTCGACCTCGGCGGTCACTCGCTCCTCGCCACCCGCCTGGTCAACCGGATCCGCACCCATCTGGGGGCGGACCTGAGCGTCGCCGACCTCTTCGAGGCCCCGACGGCGGCGGCCCTCGGCGCCCGGCTCGGCTCCGGTCCCGGCCTCGCTCCCGGGACGGGCCAGCCACGCCCCCCGCTGCTGCCGGCCGTACGGCCCGAGCCGCTGCCCCTGTCCTACGCCCAGGAGCGGCTGTGGTTCGTGTCCCGGTGGAACGGGCTGGGCTGGCCGCTGGTGCTGCGCCTGGAGGGGCCGCTGGACACCGGGGCGCTGCGCGCCGCGGTGGGCGACCTCCTGGAGCGGCACGAGACGCTGCGTACCCGCTTCCCCGAGGACGACGGGGTGCCCGGCCAGCAGATCCTCGACGACGTCGACCCGGGCGAGGTGTTGCGGGTCGCGGAGGTCGATCCTGCCGACCTGGACCGGGAGTTGACGGCCGCGGCCGGTCACCGGTTCGATCTCACCACCGAACTTCCGCTGCGGCTCCACCTGTTCCGCACCGCCCCGGACCGGCACACGCTGCTGCTGGTGATGCACCACATCGCGGGCGACGGCTGGTCCCTGGCCCCGCTGACCGACGACCTGGCCCAGGCTTATGCCGCCCGCCTGCGCGGGGACGCGCCGGTCCGGCGCCCGCTGCCGGTGCAGTACGCCGACTACACGCTGTGGCAGCGCGAGCTGCTCGCGGGACCGGCCGGGGAGGCCCTCTCGACGTACTGGACCACGCAACTCGCAGACCTTCCGACCGAGTTGGCACTCCCCTACGACCGCCCCCGGCCCGACTCCTCCGACCTGCCGGGCGCGCTGCTGCCCGTCACCCTGCCCGCTCCGCTGCACGCCGGCCTGCTGGACCTGGCCCGGGGCACGCACACCACGCTGTTCATGGTGCTGCACGCCGCCCTCGCGACGCTCTACACGCGGCTCGGCGCGGGTACCGACATCCCGCTCGGCACGGCGGTGGCCGGGCGCAGCGACGACAGCCTCGACCACCTGGTCGGCTGCTTCGTCAACAGCCTGGTCCTGCGGACCGACACCACCGGGGATCCGAGCTTCCGCGAACTCCTGGGCCGGGTACGGGACCTGGACCTGGCCGCGTACGCCCGTCAGGAGCTGCCGTTCGACCGGATCGTCGACGCGCTCAACCCGGCCCGCTCGCTCAGCCGGCACCCCCTCTTCCAGACCATGCTCGTGATGCAGAACAACGCCGAGTCCGCGTTCACGCTGTCCGGTGTGGACGTGTCGCCGGCACCCGCGGAGGGCGCGGTCGAGGCGATCCGGGTCGGCCCGGTCGACTTCGACCTCAACCTGAGCTTCGTCGAGCACCATGGGGACGGCCGGGTGCCCGAGGGCATCACTGGTGAAGTGCGGTACCGCGCCGACCTGTTCGACCAGGACACCGTGACCGCGCTGATGGACCGGCTGCTGCGTGTGCTGGACGCGGCCGTCGCCGATCCGGACGCGCCGATCGGGGCCATCGACCTGCTCTCCGCCGCCGAACGGCGGGCCGCGCTGCCGGACTGGAGCGAGGACACCGCGCGGCCGGTCGTCGACGAGGACCTCGCCGTCCTGTTCGCCCGGCAGGCCGCCGCCACCCCGGACGTGATCGCCGCCGTCGAGGGCGACCGGTCGATCAGCTACCGGGACCTCGACCGGCGGGCCAACCATCTGGCGCACGCGCTGGCCGCGGCGGGCTGCGCGCCCGACGATCCGGTGGCGATCCGCCAGCCGCGCGGCATCGACTACCTGGTGACCGTCCTCGCCGTGATCAAGGCGGGCGGCGGCCCCCTTCCGCTGCCCGCGTCCGCGCCGCTCGCCCGGCAGCAGCGGATGGTCGACCACATGCGGGCCAAGCTGCTCGTCACGGCCGAACCGGCCACCGAACTGACCGGGGTCACGGTCGTCGCCCCCTCGCCGGGCGCCGCGGAGCACGGCCCCGCGGTCACCACCCACCCGGACCTCACCGCGTACACGATGTTCACCAGCGGCTCGACCGGTACGCCCAAGGCGGTCAGCGTCCCGCACCGCGCGGTCGCCGAGTTCGTCGCCGACCGCGCCTGGGGACGGCTGCGTCCGGCCGACACGCTGATGCACTCGCCGACGTCGTTCGACCCGTCCACGTTCGAGATCTGGCTGCCCCTGCTGACCGGCGGCCGGGTGGTGATCGCGCCCGAGGGCGACCTGGACACCGAGGTGCTGGCCCGCACCATCGTGGAGGGGAAGGCGACCACCGCGGTCTTCACCTCCGCCCTGTTCAACCTGATGGTGGCCGAGGCCCGGCCGGCGCTGGCCGCGCTGGACCTCGTCTGGATGGCCGGTGACGTGGTGTCGCCCGCGTCGGTCGCCGACCTGGTGACCCACGCGCCACGGACCGCGGTCGCCGCGGCCTGGGGCACCACGGAGACCACGATCATCTCCTCCTGGTACCCGATCGGCACGGCCCCCGCCCGGACGGTGCCGATCGGCCGGGCGATGGACCACACGGGCCTCTATCTGCTCGACGAGCGGCTGCGGCCGGTGCCGCCCGGGGTGCCGGGCGAGGTGTACGTGACCGGGACCGGCCTCGCCCGGGGCTACGCGTACCAGCCGGACGTCACCGCCGTACGGTTCGTGGCCGATCCGTACGGTCCGGCCGGCGGGCGCATGTACCGGACGGGCGACCTCGCCCGGTACCGGCCCGACGGGGTGCTGGAGTTCGAGGGCCGCGTCGACGCGCAGCTGAAGGTCCGCGGGTTCCGGATCGAACCGGCCGAGGTCGAAGCGGCCCTGACCGGTCACCCGGACGTGGCCCACGCGACGGTCACCGCGGACGAGGAGCGGCTGGTCGGCTACCTCGTACCGGCGGACGTGGACGTGGCCGCCGTACGGGCGCACGTCGCCCGGACCCTGCCGGACTACATGGTGCCGAGCCTGTTCGTCACCCTGGACCGGCTGCCGCTGACCGGCAACGGCAAGGTCGACCGGAAGGCGCTGCCGGCGCCCGGACCCGGCGCCTCCGACGCCGCCTATGTGGCACCCCGGGACGAGCGCGAGACGGCACTGTGCGCGATGTTCGCCGAGATCCTGAAGGCGCCGCGGGTCGGCGTGCACGACAACTTCTTCGACCTCGGCGGCCATTCACTGCTCGCGACCCGACTGCTCAACCGGGTCCGCACCCGGTTCGGCACGCACCTCAACGTGGCCGCGCTCTTCGAGTCCCCGACGGTCGCCGCGCTCGCCGCGCGCCTCGGCGACGGCACGCAGCGCGCCCGGCCGAAGCTCCGCCGGCGTACCGGACCCACCGGATCCACCGGACCCGCCAGTGCCACCGGCGCCGCGGGCGAAGCCGGCGACGCCCGCTGA